In Lacinutrix sp. Bg11-31, the DNA window AACGCAGTTGGTGGTAGAATTAAAACACAATACAACACCAACCAAGCACCAATAGAATTAGGCGCTACATGGTTAATAGACCAACAAACCAATGCTTTAGCATTATTAAAAGCGCTTGATGTACCTGTTTTTACACAACATTATGGTAACACAGCCATTTACCATCCTAACCAAAATCAAGCAGCGCAATTAGTACAATTACCTGCAAACAACTCTATAAGTTATCGTGTTGTAAATGGTACTTATTCAATTATTAAAGCTTTAGAGCAAAAACTAGATACCAATACCATTGCATGTAACCAAACTGTGCAATCTATTAAGCCGTTTACTAATGGCTTAGAGGCAAACACAAACGATACAACATACCATTGTAAGCATATTGTTTCCACGCTTCCACCATTGTTGTTTTCTAAAAGCATAACCATAGAACCTGCATTACCATTAGCTATTCAAGACCTTTTATATAAAACACACACTTGGATGCATAATTCTATACGAATTGGTTTTACTTATAAAACACCATTTTGGAAAGCCGAACGCACAAGTGGTACTATTTACAGTAGTGTTGGCATTATTCAAGAGTTTTACGACCATTCTAATGCAGGTAAAAACTT includes these proteins:
- a CDS encoding FAD-dependent oxidoreductase; the protein is MTTTSSKLLPKLKTDLQQLMETIKTDILIIGAGLTGLTLAYYLKNANIKVKVLEANNAVGGRIKTQYNTNQAPIELGATWLIDQQTNALALLKALDVPVFTQHYGNTAIYHPNQNQAAQLVQLPANNSISYRVVNGTYSIIKALEQKLDTNTIACNQTVQSIKPFTNGLEANTNDTTYHCKHIVSTLPPLLFSKSITIEPALPLAIQDLLYKTHTWMHNSIRIGFTYKTPFWKAERTSGTIYSSVGIIQEFYDHSNAGKNLYALSGFINASFSKHTKEERKNLALKQLQSYYGDQALAFESYEECDWANQKHTNIASDSFLMPQANNGHPLFKDIYLDNKLFIAGAETSAVFPGKMEGAITSAQFVFEKLKHIYK